In Cupriavidus basilensis, the following proteins share a genomic window:
- a CDS encoding GNAT family N-acetyltransferase, with product MTEPITVRRVGADEAAACIEALADVLIDCVAGGASVSFMLPLPREKALQFWRGVADGVARAERVLLIAQDGEGQILGTVQIILSMPDNQPHRADVAKMLVHRKARRRGVAQRLLAALDDAAREAGKSVLVLDTVTGGDAERLYARAGWQRAGVVPKYALMPDGEFCGTTFFYKHL from the coding sequence ATGACCGAACCTATCACCGTGCGGCGCGTCGGCGCCGATGAGGCGGCCGCGTGCATCGAGGCGCTGGCCGATGTGCTGATCGATTGCGTGGCAGGGGGCGCGTCGGTGAGTTTCATGCTGCCGCTGCCACGCGAGAAGGCCCTGCAGTTCTGGCGCGGCGTGGCCGATGGCGTCGCGCGCGCAGAGCGCGTGCTGCTGATCGCGCAGGACGGCGAAGGGCAGATCCTTGGCACCGTCCAGATCATCCTGTCGATGCCTGACAACCAGCCCCACCGCGCCGACGTGGCCAAGATGCTGGTGCACCGCAAGGCCCGCCGCCGCGGCGTAGCGCAGCGGCTGCTGGCGGCCCTGGACGATGCCGCGCGCGAGGCGGGCAAGTCGGTGCTGGTGCTCGACACGGTGACCGGCGGCGATGCCGAGCGCCTGTACGCGCGCGCTGGATGGCAGCGCGCCGGCGTGGTGCCGAAGTACGCGCTGATGCCGGATGGCGAGTTCTGCGGGACCACGTTCTTCTACAAGCACCTCTGA
- a CDS encoding helix-turn-helix domain-containing protein has translation MDINDLIARRVRTLRDAQGFSLAALAERSGVSRSNISLIERGQSSATATVLDKLSAALGVTVASLFEDSTPQAEPSPMARAAEQPVWTDPASGYIRRNLSPAAPSPIQLVDVVFPAGKRVAYETAAREADIHQQVWMIDGVMEMTVGDQHWRLETGDCLSMRLDRPIVYKNPTRKPARYVVALATMPFTPTRRNA, from the coding sequence ATGGACATCAACGACCTCATCGCCCGGCGCGTGCGAACACTGCGCGACGCCCAGGGCTTCTCGCTGGCCGCCCTGGCTGAGCGCAGCGGCGTGAGCCGCTCCAACATCTCCTTGATCGAGCGTGGCCAGAGCAGCGCCACGGCCACGGTGCTCGACAAGCTGTCCGCCGCGCTGGGCGTCACCGTGGCGTCGCTGTTCGAGGACAGCACGCCGCAGGCCGAGCCGTCGCCCATGGCTCGTGCGGCGGAGCAGCCGGTGTGGACCGACCCCGCCTCCGGCTATATCCGCCGCAACCTCTCCCCGGCGGCACCCTCGCCGATCCAGCTGGTTGACGTGGTCTTCCCGGCAGGCAAGCGCGTGGCGTACGAAACCGCCGCGCGCGAAGCCGATATCCATCAGCAGGTCTGGATGATCGACGGCGTCATGGAAATGACGGTGGGCGACCAGCACTGGCGCCTGGAAACCGGCGACTGCCTGTCCATGCGGCTGGACCGCCCCATCGTCTACAAGAATCCCACCCGCAAGCCCGCGCGCTACGTCGTGGCGCTGGCCACGATGCCATTCACGCCGACCAGGAGAAACGCATGA